ATCTTCATGAATTTGGACCGACAAATCGAAATctttttaaggaaaaaaataataatattataaatGAGAAAAAAGGATCCTTTTTGTTTACTCTTTCATgccctcctttttttttttgcttgccCTTCACATGTGATTAATCACATTTGTTGTCTAATCCCAAAAATTCCAAGTTATCTCTcgatactccctccggtccaaaataagtgatttttggccttttttttgtggtccaaaataagtgattttttcagatttcaagaatgaattaattatttttttcctatattgtccgtggagtaaatagtgttggaatatgtgttaggagtatttatgtgagataataaaggttaatatggtcaattccattgttaattaatactaaaatgtgaatttcttaatatgtgtgaaaacatccaaaaaatcacttattttggaccggagggagtaattgtaaaaaggctctaacttgccaattttaaattaattaaattagatTATTAATCAAGCAAGGAATGAGTCCACTGGAACTACAACCGAAGAATAAACAGTGCATTACTCGTAGCAATTACTAAGTACTGTCGTCTACAAAAGCAATAATAGGTAATAAGAGAGGGGGCTTCAATCACTTCCTTTCTAACAAATTTGAAGTTTGTGGGTTCGAGATTCCAAATTTTTTAAGTTACTgcgttctaaattaataatttatacatatttaataaatattttaagaCATATACATGATTTGCACCAAAGCCACTGAGTTCGGTCGAACCCATATCTCCTACTCTCCCTCCGCCCCTGAAAACATGACAAAAGTAACTTGACAGCTTTTATTAATACATTCCAGAACCAAAAACTAGCAAGCAATAAATAAACTTATCTGAAGAAGGGTTGTTACATgatcttcaaaaaaaaaacaagcaaTAGATGAATTTATTAGAATAAGAGGTTGTTACAAGAtcttcaaaaaagaaaatagcgTCTGTCATACATAATCAAAtatcaaaataagtgattttggAGAGATCAAACTCTCTGTATAAACTAGTCCTTTCATAAAGGTAGGACATTGAGGcgggacctcaaatggtcctttggATGTCCTATATACAGAACCAAAATATTGAAAATGTCTGCAGCGTAGCAACACTTCACCATCCGCAAACATATAAAGCGGTCTGGCTGAAAAAAAAAGGTCATAGCCTTGTATTGTATGCAATTCAGTCCAAGATTCCTTGACACCATAGTCTTTCATTACCCACAACTTAAAAGGGACGTACCTACTAAATCTGTAATATGTATAATAAAAACAAAGCATTCCTCCCAATACTAAAACGCCCTGGTCGATGAACTTGGCGTTGTATGTATTGCACATTTGCTCTATCAAGGGTATCTCTCCGTACACCTCACTTGAAATATTAAGTGAAATGATAGTAGAACATCGTGATAAACCAACCCAATGAAATGCTCCATGTACAAATGCCAAAGAATCCATACCACAATCCATAGCACCACCCGATACACGGTGGATACCAATAGGATATTTACAAATTTTTCTCCAAGAACCACTTTTTAGCGCAAGAATTTCAACAGATACATCCTGATCGATGCACGCGTCTAGGTTAATCGCAACGATCTTATAGTCGTCACTAGTAGAATCATATCCAATCCCGCATACACAATCATTAAATGGAGATTCTGGATGGGGAAGTTCTATTGATTCTCTTGTGGAGGGGTTCCACAGCAAAAGGTGTCTACCGAGTCCATCAATAGTTGCCAGAAGAACCAACCCATCACAACAACAGTAGATTGTGGAACCCACTGGTTTGTGGTTTGAAGGCCAATAAAGTGTTTGTTCATCCACAACAACTTGAAGTGACgataaagaagaagaatagaAGCTACAAATATGATCCTTAAACCTGCACTTTGGGCTAATAAGAAGTTTTTGAGAACTTCGGTCATTCTTGGCATGATTGAGATGCTTCTTCTTAAAGTATGGATCAGAGATTGATGCCTTCCACAATTTCGAAACGCATGTGAATTGAAAGAGATACCGCACGGGTAACCTGGCGAGGATCTCCATAACTATGTCCTCCTCGAATTGGATTCCCATGGCCTAGATAGGACAAGGAAAGTGCTTTAGTAGTTCACTAGTCGAAGATGTTAAATCTTTCGGGCTCACAATAATATATGAAAACCAATTAAAAAAGAAAGCTCTAGCAACTAGAGTTCAAAACAGATTTTCATAGACTGCCCAATGATTGCAACAATTGTGGTAAGTATACTTGTGGAATTTTAAAGAAGAGAGTTTTGATGAATGTTAGATTCCAGTAAGCAATACTAGAGCATAACTCTCTTCTTTTCAatcacaaaattaaaaaaaaacaataaaacgTTGTTAGCTACTCTTTACGtgaaaaatattatctttaacCTGCCAGGGAAAATGTCAAAGAATTTAAGTAAAACCACCCTAAAATCAGAACTAACCTGATCAACAATATCCATCTGCTCTATAGCATTATTTGACACGCTCTTCCCTGcaattaattaaaacaagttgtGGCTGCTTAGCAACATATATAAATAAAGCAGAATAGGAGGAATCTCCTTTGCAGAAATAGTtttaaaacacacacacacacacacagagcagAAGCAGAAAGAGATACCTTTGGAGATGTGATTAAACTTTTGgatggaatctcctctactgctAGTAATAATCTGATTGAAAAGATTAGCCTTTTTTGTATTAGCAACGGATTTCTTCATCGCCTTTTGTATCTTTGGAGCAGAAGTATTTGATAATTtacctcattcttcttcttcatcgcGATTAATTGAATACTAGGGCTTCTAATTAGATTGAAAAAATTCAGTCTTTTTTCGCTCGACTCGTCCTTCCTGGAGCTTCGATTCGGAAATGCTTGCTAGGGTTTCTCGTTGGATATGTGGTTGCCCTCATTCATGACTCATAAGCCGGTTCGGGTCGGATCCTCATGGGCCTGGCCCAATAATTGCAGCCCACCCTAAAATCAGAACTCACCTGATCAACAATATCCATCTGCTCTATAGCATTATTTGACACGCTCTTCCCTGCAATTTGTGGCTGCTTAGCAATATTTCTATTatataaaaaaaggaaagatgGTCAATCAAGGGCATATATGTCATTTCAAAAAAAACTCCCACATTGTTTGCAATTCTTAAATGCAAATATCATTGATACACATGGGACCCACATTCCCATAACTATAACACTCCGTTAAATGTTACTCCATGTTGATTGCTTTTtcacaagaggggttgctcttcTGGTAAGCAACCCctacttccaaccgagaggttgtgagttcgagtctcctcAAGAGTAATGTGGGAAgtttttggagggaaggatgtcgggggtctatttggaaacaatctctctaccctagggtaggggtaaggtctgcgtacacactaccctccccagaccccactaagtgggattatactgggttgttgttgttgctttttGTCAACTAGAAGTTTTCACAGAAAGTAaacttaattttttaaataatagtgcAACAAAAAGAGATATTGGTAAATATTTACAAGATTttcgtatttatatatatatatatatatatatatatatatatatatatatatatatatatatatgttaccTCTTGACCTTTTAGGTAATCCAAAATCTctcaattttcttttatttaaattgcTTGTTGCTCTTCTTGCTCTTCTTGCTccactattttcagaaattactactagactatacaaattatttatGGATATTTTTAGTTTCTCTTGATGATATGTGGTATCTAAACTAAGTTATCTATTGTATGttaatataaatatatactcACTGACTCTTTGGATGGTTTATTGAACGATTAGgtataatataatttatttagCAATGGATGTAGTAACATTTTATTAACTGTTGACCTTACAATATAAACCGTAAATAAACTATGAAATAATATATTAACTTATCTAAATATGTGCACTTATACAATTTGTTACGATAAACTGCTTTTTATCCATTAATGTCTTCTCCATTTCGTACCGTAATATAATATTGATAATGTATATGACATTGTTAAAGAGTTTGTTTTTATTAGTAATTCAGCTGAAAGGATTAAAGTATTTAGGTGCTACAATATTAATTGCAATATTTCTTCGTACACCAAATCCTTACTATCTGCTGTGATTATCTTTGAACCTTACCAAAATTACAATTCTTTAACTATATAATAAGTGAAGGACTTAGGGATGACGAAGGGCATTTTTATTAATAAAACCTAAAATGTGAGTATTCAATAGATTGCGTGGCTCTTTTATCGCTCCAAAATGTGTACGTGTTCTTTGATTGGAGACCCACGTAGGCTGTATTTTATCTTTCTTCAGGAAACTATAGAGGCCCGTCATACTCATTGTTCCACCTCAAcatttgttcattttttttaatttgattttcttttggtaTTTTATCTCAGTTATATCAGTAGTTTCTTAGAGCCTTGCTTTGACTTTCAAGGCCATTCTAACTCTTTGAGCTTAAGATTGTGTCAATACAAATCTAACTCTAATGCTCCTTTATTTTTATTTCGCTCTTAGATGAGAATGTGCACATTCAAGAAAAGCTCGATCGCTCTAACACGCACAGGGAAATGAAGAAACCAAAGTTGTTCAAGTAACTGGCTTGACATATAG
The sequence above is drawn from the Nicotiana tabacum cultivar K326 chromosome 13, ASM71507v2, whole genome shotgun sequence genome and encodes:
- the LOC107763184 gene encoding F-box/kelch-repeat protein At3g23880 isoform X1, yielding MKKSVANTKKANLFNQIITSSRGDSIQKFNHISKGKSVSNNAIEQMDIVDQAMGIQFEEDIVMEILARLPVRYLFQFTCVSKLWKASISDPYFKKKHLNHAKNDRSSQKLLISPKCRFKDHICSFYSSSLSSLQVVVDEQTLYWPSNHKPVGSTIYCCCDGLVLLATIDGLGRHLLLWNPSTRESIELPHPESPFNDCVCGIGYDSTSDDYKIVAINLDACIDQDVSVEILALKSGSWRKICKYPIGIHRVSGGAMDCGMDSLAFVHGAFHWVGLSRCSTIISLNISSEVYGEIPLIEQMCNTYNAKFIDQGVLVLGGMLCFYYTYYRFSRYVPFKLWVMKDYGVKESWTELHTIQGYDLFFSARPLYMFADGEVLLRCRHFQYFGSVYRTSKGPFEVPPQCPTFMKGLVYTESLISPKSLILIFDYV
- the LOC107763184 gene encoding F-box/kelch-repeat protein At3g23880 isoform X2, which encodes MKKKNEIITSSRGDSIQKFNHISKGKSVSNNAIEQMDIVDQAMGIQFEEDIVMEILARLPVRYLFQFTCVSKLWKASISDPYFKKKHLNHAKNDRSSQKLLISPKCRFKDHICSFYSSSLSSLQVVVDEQTLYWPSNHKPVGSTIYCCCDGLVLLATIDGLGRHLLLWNPSTRESIELPHPESPFNDCVCGIGYDSTSDDYKIVAINLDACIDQDVSVEILALKSGSWRKICKYPIGIHRVSGGAMDCGMDSLAFVHGAFHWVGLSRCSTIISLNISSEVYGEIPLIEQMCNTYNAKFIDQGVLVLGGMLCFYYTYYRFSRYVPFKLWVMKDYGVKESWTELHTIQGYDLFFSARPLYMFADGEVLLRCRHFQYFGSVYRTSKGPFEVPPQCPTFMKGLVYTESLISPKSLILIFDYV